From the Comamonas odontotermitis genome, one window contains:
- a CDS encoding CMD domain protein, producing the protein MTTPVTDDLIDQLVGLAPGSRTYAARHQREKVAAATQGSYNALFDPALPDLTLTERLLVALYASRLTPAPELAAHYRERLQQAQADAALIQVAEAGEPQDAQRLNQPRLAAILSFTRTLIEKPVEGDKAVLLALPAAGISTPAVVALSQLIAFLSYQVRLVAGLKAMKASEEAHA; encoded by the coding sequence ATGACCACCCCTGTCACCGATGACCTGATCGACCAGTTGGTTGGCCTGGCACCTGGCAGCCGTACCTATGCGGCGCGTCACCAGCGCGAGAAGGTTGCCGCCGCCACCCAGGGCAGCTACAACGCGTTGTTCGATCCGGCACTGCCCGATCTCACGCTCACCGAGCGTCTGCTGGTGGCGCTGTACGCCAGCCGCCTGACGCCTGCGCCCGAACTGGCCGCGCATTACCGGGAGCGCCTGCAGCAGGCGCAGGCCGATGCCGCACTCATCCAGGTGGCTGAGGCCGGCGAGCCGCAAGATGCCCAGCGCCTGAACCAGCCGCGGCTGGCCGCCATCCTCTCCTTCACCCGCACGCTGATCGAAAAGCCGGTGGAAGGCGACAAGGCCGTCTTGCTGGCTTTGCCTGCAGCGGGCATCAGCACACCCGCCGTGGTGGCGCTGTCGCAGCTGATTGCCTTTCTTTCCTACCAGGTGCGGCTCGTGGCCGGCCTCAAAGCCATGAAAGCATCCGAGGAGGCACACGCATGA
- a CDS encoding acyl-CoA thioesterase/bile acid-CoA:amino acid N-acyltransferase family protein yields the protein MPALQVTVDEADGLIDLPRRIAVRHAAPGEAVEITAETLRSGVLWRASAVFLADTDGTVDLSRDAPQSGSYAGADGMGLIWSQSPADSSSRELFNQPVAEPLVTQLMARTAGAQAQAAFTQQLAGPGVTRREVREEGLVGTLYLPAGLGPHPAVLILNGSGGGINEPRAALYASHGYAALALAYFKAPGLSDYISNTPLEYFQRGLQWLRRTVRPAHDFVALSGQSRGGELVLLLGATFPQEVSAVVGYVPSAFVHSGQNACDPKIGREGPTWLLGGKPLTHLWENNRSASWAPYDDGPEPRRHDLAMRTALQDPEALARARIHVEDIAGPVMLLSGTDDGSWPSSIYAGIVRDKLAEVQHPHDVQWLDFERAGHAILFPYVPTTQLVYAHPVSGKVSTGGGNPADNAHADAASWQGVLRFLERAVQARANVAQASATHS from the coding sequence ATGCCTGCGCTGCAAGTCACGGTAGACGAGGCCGATGGCCTCATCGATCTGCCCCGGCGCATCGCGGTCCGGCACGCAGCACCTGGCGAAGCGGTGGAGATCACCGCCGAAACATTGCGCAGCGGCGTGCTGTGGCGCGCGAGCGCGGTTTTTCTGGCGGATACTGACGGAACGGTCGACCTCTCTCGCGATGCGCCGCAATCGGGCAGCTATGCGGGTGCGGACGGCATGGGCCTGATCTGGTCGCAAAGCCCGGCGGATTCCAGCAGCCGCGAGCTGTTCAACCAGCCTGTGGCCGAGCCGCTGGTCACGCAGCTCATGGCACGCACCGCTGGAGCGCAGGCGCAGGCCGCGTTTACCCAGCAGCTCGCCGGTCCGGGGGTGACGCGCCGCGAGGTGCGCGAAGAAGGCCTGGTGGGCACGCTGTACCTGCCCGCAGGCCTGGGGCCGCATCCGGCGGTGCTGATTCTCAACGGCTCGGGCGGCGGCATCAACGAGCCGCGTGCGGCGCTGTACGCATCGCACGGCTATGCGGCCTTGGCGCTCGCGTACTTCAAGGCGCCAGGTCTGTCGGATTACATCTCCAACACGCCGCTGGAATACTTTCAGCGCGGCCTGCAATGGCTGCGCCGCACGGTGCGGCCCGCGCATGATTTTGTGGCGCTGAGCGGCCAGTCGCGTGGCGGTGAGCTGGTGCTGCTGCTGGGTGCAACCTTCCCGCAGGAGGTCTCAGCTGTTGTGGGCTATGTACCCAGTGCCTTTGTGCACAGCGGCCAGAATGCCTGCGACCCGAAGATCGGCCGCGAGGGCCCGACATGGCTTCTGGGCGGCAAGCCGCTCACGCATCTGTGGGAGAACAACCGCAGTGCCAGTTGGGCACCGTACGACGATGGCCCCGAGCCGCGCCGCCATGACCTGGCCATGCGCACCGCGCTGCAAGACCCGGAGGCGCTGGCGCGTGCACGCATTCACGTGGAAGACATCGCGGGGCCGGTGATGCTGCTGTCGGGCACCGACGACGGCTCCTGGCCTTCGAGCATCTACGCAGGCATCGTGCGCGACAAGCTCGCCGAGGTGCAGCATCCGCACGATGTGCAGTGGCTGGATTTCGAGCGCGCCGGCCACGCAATTCTCTTTCCCTATGTGCCGACCACGCAGCTGGTCTACGCCCACCCGGTGTCGGGCAAGGTCAGCACCGGCGGCGGCAACCCGGCCGATAACGCCCATGCCGATGCGGCGTCGTGGCAAGGGGTGCTCCGCTTTCTCGAACGCGCGGTGCAGGCACGTGCCAATGTTGCCCAAGCATCAGCCACCCATTCATAA
- a CDS encoding ABC transporter substrate-binding protein: protein MKRIVLSSLTAALLSAGLAVHAQTLNIGFADPVSSMDPQLNNHAGDRSVDLHFWDLLVQNNHNKLQPGLAASWKNLDPKTWEFKLRTDVKWQDGKPFTADDVIFSYQRARSVPGSVATFAGYLRTVESVTAKDAHTLVIKTNIPNPDLPLNLASVHIVSKHVGEKASTEDYNSGKAMVGSGPYKWVSYTPGDRVVMQRSEGYWGDKPQWEKVNYRYINNAASRTAALLAGDVDVIDKVSVSDLARLKSAPNVTVYPYDGLRVMLLQPSFNPAPNPFITDNAGKPLAKNPLLDQRVRQALNLAINRGAIVDRILQDAATEANQWMPKNTYGYNPDIKNIPFDAARAKKLLADAGFPEGFKLTMHVPNDRYPQGPETAQVVAQFWTRIGVKTQVEVVPWAVYSGRANKNEYAMSMLAWGNGTGEASYALVNVLASVDIKKGLGASNWGHYSNPAVDKALTDSTEEFDTAKREAILRQSAKTVSDDVGIIPLFHYRNIWAAKKGLKVTPVSSDRTTAAMVTKADK, encoded by the coding sequence ATGAAACGCATCGTCCTCTCCTCCCTCACCGCTGCCTTGCTGTCTGCAGGCCTGGCCGTCCATGCACAGACCCTGAACATCGGCTTTGCCGACCCGGTCTCGTCGATGGACCCGCAACTCAACAACCACGCGGGCGACCGCTCGGTGGACCTGCACTTCTGGGATCTGCTGGTGCAGAACAACCACAACAAGCTGCAGCCAGGCCTGGCCGCCAGCTGGAAGAACCTCGACCCCAAGACCTGGGAGTTCAAGCTGCGCACCGATGTGAAATGGCAGGACGGCAAGCCTTTCACCGCCGATGACGTGATCTTCTCCTACCAGCGCGCGCGCTCGGTGCCCGGCAGCGTGGCTACGTTCGCGGGCTACCTTCGCACCGTGGAATCGGTGACGGCCAAGGATGCGCACACGCTCGTCATCAAGACCAACATCCCCAACCCCGATCTGCCGCTGAACCTGGCTTCCGTGCACATCGTGAGCAAGCATGTGGGCGAGAAGGCCTCCACCGAAGACTACAACTCCGGCAAGGCAATGGTGGGCTCGGGCCCGTACAAATGGGTCTCCTACACACCGGGCGACCGCGTCGTGATGCAGCGCAGCGAAGGCTACTGGGGCGACAAGCCCCAGTGGGAAAAGGTGAACTACCGCTACATCAACAACGCCGCATCGCGCACCGCTGCGCTGCTGGCGGGCGATGTGGATGTAATCGACAAGGTCTCCGTCTCTGACCTGGCACGCCTCAAGAGCGCGCCCAATGTCACGGTCTACCCTTACGACGGCCTGCGCGTGATGCTGCTGCAGCCGAGCTTCAACCCGGCACCCAACCCCTTCATCACCGACAACGCGGGCAAGCCCCTGGCCAAGAACCCGCTGCTCGACCAGCGCGTGCGCCAGGCCTTGAACCTGGCCATCAACCGCGGGGCCATCGTGGACCGCATCCTGCAGGACGCCGCCACCGAAGCCAACCAGTGGATGCCCAAGAACACCTATGGCTACAACCCGGATATCAAGAACATCCCGTTCGATGCCGCGCGCGCCAAGAAGCTGCTGGCCGATGCCGGTTTCCCCGAGGGCTTCAAGCTCACCATGCATGTGCCCAACGACCGTTATCCGCAGGGCCCGGAAACCGCGCAGGTGGTGGCGCAGTTCTGGACGCGTATTGGCGTGAAGACCCAGGTGGAGGTGGTGCCATGGGCAGTCTACTCCGGCCGCGCCAACAAGAACGAGTACGCCATGAGCATGCTCGCCTGGGGCAATGGCACGGGTGAGGCCAGCTATGCGCTGGTGAATGTGCTGGCTTCGGTGGACATCAAGAAGGGTCTGGGCGCCTCGAACTGGGGCCACTACAGCAACCCCGCTGTGGACAAGGCGCTCACCGATTCCACCGAGGAGTTCGACACGGCCAAGCGCGAGGCGATCCTGCGCCAGTCGGCCAAGACTGTCTCTGACGATGTGGGCATCATTCCGCTCTTCCACTATCGCAACATCTGGGCGGCGAAGAAGGGCCTGAAGGTCACGCCGGTGAGCAGCGACCGCACCACGGCTGCCATGGTCACCAAGGCAGACAAGTGA